CGCTTATTATGATGCTGCTGTTCCTGTAGTTTGGGATCTTAACCCAACTTACTATGATGACGATGAGCCTAGAAAGATCATCCGTGGTGGTTCTTGGAAAGATATTGCTTACTTCCTTGAAACCGGAACACGTACTTTCGAGTATCAGGACACTACAAAGTCATACATAGGCTTCAGATGCGTAATGACTTATCTTGGTAGATCTTCCGGTTTCGAGTTCTAAAATCAAATCCTTTAAAGATTTAATAATTCAATAGTTGTATAATCACAAACTATATAATAATCTATTACCTAATAATTAATTGTTAAACACTTAAAATTTAAAAATTTACGAAAATGAGTTCAAACAAAGGTGGTTTTAAAGATGTATTCTTTAACAAGATCATGCCAATGGTCTACGGACTTGGTGCCGCAGTTGTAATTGTTGGTGCGATGTTCAAAATTATGCACTGGCCGGGTGCTGGTCCAATGCTTGTTGTTGGTCTAAGTGTAGAGGCATTAATCTTCGTTTTCAGTTCATTCCAGCCTGTTCCTCACGATCCAAAGTGGGAGAGAGTTTATCCTCAATTGGCTGATGATTATTATGAAGAAGAAGAAGAAGGTGAAGTTGCTTCTAACGACGGTCTTACAAGAAGACTTGATGACATGCTTTCTGAGGCAAACATCACTCAGGATGTTGTTAACAAACTAGGTGCTGGTTTCAATTCACTATCTTCATCAGTTTCTAACCTTAAAGATCTATCTGATGCTTCTGTTGCTTCTAATGAGTATGCAAACAATGTTAAGCAAGCATCTAAGTCTCTTCTTGAGATGAATAAATCATATTCTAAAACTGTAGATGCAATGTCAGAAATGGCTAATGCTTCTGTAGATGCTAAAGAATACCATTCACAAGTTCAAAATATCACTAAAAATCTTGGTGCATTGAACGCTGTTTATGAAATGGAACTTCAGGATGCTAACAATCACTTGAGAGCAATGAACAAATTCTACGGTAATCTTTCTCATGCTATGGAGAACATGGCAGATGCTAGCAAAGATACTGCTCAGTTCAAAGAAGAACTTGGTAAACTATCTAAGAACCTTGTTCAGCTTAACAACGTGTATGGTAACATGCTAACTGCAATGAGAGGTTAATTTTCAGTAGAAATTATTTTAAAAACGAAAAAGAAAAGGTTTAAAATATGGCTGGAGGTAAAGAAACCCCAAGGCAGAAAATGATTGGGATGATGTACCTGGTTCTAACAGCACTGTTAGCACTCCAGGTAAGCTCAGCTATCATACAGAAATTCAAATTTCTTGATGATAGTTTGATGAACGTGAACGAAAAAACGACTGCTGAGAATGCTAAAGTAAGTGGCAATATCAGGAGAATCGTTGAACAAGAAGGTAATAAAGATGCTCATATCGTTAAAAAAGCAGATGAAGTAAAAGCTGCAACTGCTGAGCTAATTACTTATATGGAAGGTCTTCGTAAACACCTTATTGAAGATACAGGTGGAAAAGAAGAAGATGGTAACTATAAAGGTGCTAAAGAAGAAGAAAAAGTAGCAAACTTTATGGTTGGTCCAGAAGGTAGCAAAAAAGGAGAGGCATATAAATTGAAAGAGAAGCTTAACAATTTTGTTGCGACTCTTACCAAATTTGGTGTTAATGCTCCTAAATTAGCTTTGGATGGAAATGAAGATCCTATCTTTATGAAAGATAAAGATCAAGCTAGAAAGGACTTTGCTCAGCTTAACTTCTCTGAAACTCCAATGGTTGCTGCTCTTGCAGTATTAGCGCAAAAAGAAGCAGAAGTTCTTAAATATGAGAACGATGCTCTTACTAAACTTGCAAGTGAAGTAGGTGCATCAGACATCAAATTTGATAACGTAGTTGCAATGGTTAGAGCTAACTCTAAAGTTGTAGCTGCTGGTACTAAATATGAGGCTGAAATGTTCCTTGCTGCATCTTCAAGCGCTATCACTCCTACAATGAGCCAGGATGGTAGAGCTATCCAGGTTGATGGTAGAAAGATTGGTAAAGTTTCTTTTACTGCAACTGGTGGTGCATATGACAAAGAAGGTAATGCTAAGAAAAAATGGAGAGGTGCTATCAATTTCAAATACAAAGGAAAAGATACTACTTTCCAGGTTGAAGAAGAATACATTGTTGCTAAGCCTGTAATTCAAATTCAGTCTGCTTCAGTTTCTGCTCTATACAAAAACTGCGGTAACGAACTTAATGTTCAGGTTCCTGCTTTAGGTTCTACTTACAGCCCTTCTTTCTCTGCAAGTGGTGCAAAAGTTATTCCTGGTGCTACAAAAGGTCTAGTTACTCTAGTTCCAACAGGTGCAAAAGTAACTCTTAACGTGGCAAGCAGCGGAAACGCAATTGGTTCACAAGAGTTCAATGTAAGATTGATCCCAAAACCTGAAATTCAGGCTCTATCTAACGGTAGCCCTGTAAATGAGAAACAAGGAGTTCCTGCTCCTGGTCCTAGAGCTATCACAATGAAGGCTGTACCTGATGAGAGCTTTAAAACTTTCTTGCCTAAAGATGCAAGGTATAAAATCACTCAATGGGAAGCTATCCTTGTTAGAGGTAAGAGACCTGTTACTCAAACTTCTTTCACTTCTGAAACTGGTAACCTAGCTCAGTTTGCAGCGTCAGCTCAGCCTGGAGACAGAATCATGATAGAGGTTAAGAAAGTTACTAGAACTAACTTCCTTAATGATACGGAAGAAGTTAATTTGGGAATTGTTATTAAGAACATCCCACTTAACTAATACCTAAACTGCTTAGTTATGAAAAAAATTAGTGTTATTTTGTCAGGTTTGATGTTCGCATCAAACCTGATAATTGCTCAAGAGGCAGCTGAGGCACCTGCTGAAGCAACTCCTGCAGCTGAAAATACAGGTTATAACAAATTTTCTGTTAGACCTATACATGAATCTGATATCATGTATAAGAAGACGATCATTAGAGCTCTGGATCTTAGAGAAAAACAAAATAAACCTTTGTTTTCTAAAAACAGAGAACTTACTCGTTTGCTAATCGATGCTGTTCAAAGAGGTGATATAAAGGCATATGCTTCTGATTCCCTTTACGATGGTAAAACTCTTACAATTGAAGAATTCAATGAGAGAATTAAAATGCCATCTGAGCAAGCTGAACTTAGTGCAGAAGAGTTAGAGATTATGAAGGCGAACGGGGAGGATGTTGCTGCAATCGGTGGTGGTCCTAACTTTTATTTCCCAACTGATTTATATCAGATGGAGATAAAAGAAGATATCATCTTCGATAAGCAAAGATCCAGATTGTACTATGATATTCACGCAATAACAGTGTACGTTCCTGCTGATCACCCTGCTAACATCAGAGGTATTCAGACTCCAATTGCTTCTTTCGAGTATAAAGAATTAGTGAACAAACTTTTCAAGGATAACCCTAAAGCAATTTGGTTTAATCCTCAGAACGATCAGCAGCATAAAAATCTTGCTGATGCATTCGAGTTACGTTTATTTAGCTCTTATATTATCAAAGTTTCCAATCCAAATGATGCATACTTAGTTGACATCTATGGTGGAGATCAGCAAAAAGGTATTATGGCTGCTCAGTGGGCTGCTTTCGAGCTTCTTGAGTATGAGCATAACCTTTGGGAATTCTAAGAAATTTCTAACTATAAGAAATTATAAAAAAAGGAGGTTGAAAAACCTCCTTTTTTATTTATTAATGACTTTCTTGATTATCACTCTCTTTTTCGCCTGCAAGATTTAATAGCACCAACTCCGCTTTGGCCTTCCCAACTATTTCGGCTAGTTCTTCAACACTTGCTTGTCGGATCTTACTTACCGAGCCAAAATGACTTACCAGCTTTTGAAATGTGGATTCTCCAACTCCTTTTATAGAAGCTAATTTACTTTTGGCTAAAGTACTTTTGCTCCGTTTAGTTCTATGAAATGTGATTGCAAATCTGTGAGCTTCATTCCTGATTTGCTGTATTACTTTTAACGATTCTGATTTTTTATCGATATATAATGGAAGTGAGTCATCCGGATAATAGATTTCTTCGAGTCTTTTTGCGATGCCTACAATCGGAATTTTTCCATATAAGTCCAGTTCTTGTAATGCCTGGCACGCTGCTGAAAGTTGCCCTTTACCTCCATCGATTACTATCAGGTTTGGAAGTGGTTGGCCTTCTTCTAAAACTCTTTTATATCTTCTGTGCACTATTTCATGCATACTATCAAAGTCATTAGGTCCAACTACAGTCTTAATGTTATAATGGCGATAATCTTTCTTTGACGGTTTTGCATTTTTAAAAACCACCATTGACGCAACTGGATTG
The Sporocytophaga myxococcoides DSM 11118 genome window above contains:
- the gldL gene encoding gliding motility protein GldL — its product is MSSNKGGFKDVFFNKIMPMVYGLGAAVVIVGAMFKIMHWPGAGPMLVVGLSVEALIFVFSSFQPVPHDPKWERVYPQLADDYYEEEEEGEVASNDGLTRRLDDMLSEANITQDVVNKLGAGFNSLSSSVSNLKDLSDASVASNEYANNVKQASKSLLEMNKSYSKTVDAMSEMANASVDAKEYHSQVQNITKNLGALNAVYEMELQDANNHLRAMNKFYGNLSHAMENMADASKDTAQFKEELGKLSKNLVQLNNVYGNMLTAMRG
- the gldM gene encoding gliding motility protein GldM, with product MAGGKETPRQKMIGMMYLVLTALLALQVSSAIIQKFKFLDDSLMNVNEKTTAENAKVSGNIRRIVEQEGNKDAHIVKKADEVKAATAELITYMEGLRKHLIEDTGGKEEDGNYKGAKEEEKVANFMVGPEGSKKGEAYKLKEKLNNFVATLTKFGVNAPKLALDGNEDPIFMKDKDQARKDFAQLNFSETPMVAALAVLAQKEAEVLKYENDALTKLASEVGASDIKFDNVVAMVRANSKVVAAGTKYEAEMFLAASSSAITPTMSQDGRAIQVDGRKIGKVSFTATGGAYDKEGNAKKKWRGAINFKYKGKDTTFQVEEEYIVAKPVIQIQSASVSALYKNCGNELNVQVPALGSTYSPSFSASGAKVIPGATKGLVTLVPTGAKVTLNVASSGNAIGSQEFNVRLIPKPEIQALSNGSPVNEKQGVPAPGPRAITMKAVPDESFKTFLPKDARYKITQWEAILVRGKRPVTQTSFTSETGNLAQFAASAQPGDRIMIEVKKVTRTNFLNDTEEVNLGIVIKNIPLN
- the gldN gene encoding gliding motility protein GldN yields the protein MKKISVILSGLMFASNLIIAQEAAEAPAEATPAAENTGYNKFSVRPIHESDIMYKKTIIRALDLREKQNKPLFSKNRELTRLLIDAVQRGDIKAYASDSLYDGKTLTIEEFNERIKMPSEQAELSAEELEIMKANGEDVAAIGGGPNFYFPTDLYQMEIKEDIIFDKQRSRLYYDIHAITVYVPADHPANIRGIQTPIASFEYKELVNKLFKDNPKAIWFNPQNDQQHKNLADAFELRLFSSYIIKVSNPNDAYLVDIYGGDQQKGIMAAQWAAFELLEYEHNLWEF